In the Sandaracinus amylolyticus genome, ATGACGTTCCTCTACCCCGAGGGCGACCGCTACGTCTTCATGGACATCGAGAGCTACGAGCAGAGCTTCCTCACGGCGGAGCAGCTCGGCGACAGCCGCTTCTATCTCGTGGACAACATGCAGGTCGAGATCCTGCTCTGGAACGAGAAGCCGATCGGCGTGACCCCGCCGACGCACGTCGACCTGAAGGTCGTGGAGACCGAGCCGGGCTTCAAGGGCGACACCAGCACGAACACGCTGAAGGCCGCCAAGATGCACACCGGCGTGACCGTGATGGTCCCGCTCTTCATCAACGAAGGCGACCTGCTGAAGATCGACACGCGCACCGGCGAGTACGTCGAGCGCGCGAAGAAGTGATCGGGTGCGCGCGACCGCGCGCGTGATGATCGAGGCGCTGGCCCGCGTCGCGGCACCGAGAACGGTGCTCGTCGCGGGCCGCGTCACGTTCGTGGGCCCGGATCGCGTGCGCGTGGAGGACGCGAGCGGCGCGATCGGGATCGCGCTCGGCGAGTGCGCCGCGCCGCCCGACTACGCCTGGGTGCGCGTCGAGGGCGAGTGGGACGGCTCGCAGATGCGTGCTCTGAGCATCGATGTGCTCAGAGCACCGATCGGCGAGCGCTGGCGCGTGCACGGCGAGTGGGTGCGCACGCACCAGGACGAGCGCCGGCGCATGACGCTGCTCGTTCAGCGCGCCGCGATCCTGCGCGCCGTGCGGGCCTGGCTCGACGGCGCGGAATTCGTCGAGGTCGAGACGCCGAGCGCGGTGCCGAGCCCGGGGCTCGATCTGCACCTCGACGCGTTCGCGCTGGGCAACTCGCGCGAGCCGCGCTGGCTCATCACGAGCCCCGAGTACCAGATGAAGCGCCTCCTGAGCGGCGGGCTCGAGCGCATCTACCAGCTGTGTCGCTGCTACCGGCGCGGCGAAGAGGGCTCGCGTCATCAGCCCGAGTTCACGATGCTCGAGTGGTATCGCGCGCTCGCGAGCTCGGACGACGTGATGCGCGACACCGAGGAGATGGTCGCGCACGCCGCGCGCACCGTGCTCGGCACCACCCGCGTCGAGGGTGAGCGCGGACCGATCGAGCTCGCGCCGCCGTGGGAGCGGCTCACCGTCGACGAGGCGTTCGAGCGCTACGCGGGCGTCCGCGTCGCGGACGTGCTGCCGGACGAAGAGCGCTTCTTCCGGATCCTCACCGAGACCATCGAGCCCGAGCTCGGTCGCGCGCGCCCGGTGTTCTTGATCGAGTGGCCCTCGAGCATGGCGTCGCTCGCGCAGCTCTTGCCGAACGGGCGCGCCGATCGCTTCGAGG is a window encoding:
- the efp gene encoding elongation factor P, producing the protein MYDTSDIRKNLKVILDGAPCVVIDFQFVKPGKGQAFTRTKLRNMLTGNVLERTFKSGEKLAKADLEVRQMTFLYPEGDRYVFMDIESYEQSFLTAEQLGDSRFYLVDNMQVEILLWNEKPIGVTPPTHVDLKVVETEPGFKGDTSTNTLKAAKMHTGVTVMVPLFINEGDLLKIDTRTGEYVERAKK
- the epmA gene encoding EF-P lysine aminoacylase EpmA; the encoded protein is MRATARVMIEALARVAAPRTVLVAGRVTFVGPDRVRVEDASGAIGIALGECAAPPDYAWVRVEGEWDGSQMRALSIDVLRAPIGERWRVHGEWVRTHQDERRRMTLLVQRAAILRAVRAWLDGAEFVEVETPSAVPSPGLDLHLDAFALGNSREPRWLITSPEYQMKRLLSGGLERIYQLCRCYRRGEEGSRHQPEFTMLEWYRALASSDDVMRDTEEMVAHAARTVLGTTRVEGERGPIELAPPWERLTVDEAFERYAGVRVADVLPDEERFFRILTETIEPELGRARPVFLIEWPSSMASLAQLLPNGRADRFEAFVDAMELCNGFGELTDPIEQRARLQHDQRARDARGLPVYPLDERFLAALEEGMPPSGGNALGVDRLVMLLLGVRDIDDVVAFSAARL